Proteins encoded in a region of the Pocillopora verrucosa isolate sample1 chromosome 11, ASM3666991v2, whole genome shotgun sequence genome:
- the LOC131769502 gene encoding uncharacterized protein, whose amino-acid sequence MASSRIGNASPSEFRLVLTKLTEVQKKLDTTDQSSVMAQLRQVNDSLQIVEGNQTDISDAILNKLQSIETRIETGFKALEEKIAALERKVVDGPAIAEGSAFGMLTPPSSSKKRKIARHPDLSHYVRSKIEQLGLAWNTDKK is encoded by the exons ATGGCAAGTTCTAGAATTGGAAACGCCAGTCCTTCAGAATTCCGCCTCGTTTTAACGAAACTAACTGAAGTTCAAAAGAAATTGGACACAACAGATCAATCGTCAGTCATGGCGCAGCTGAGACAAGTGAACGATTCACTTCAAATCGTTGAGGGAAACCAGACCGATATTTCCGATGCCATCCTTAACAAGCTGCAGAGTATCGAGACGCGGATCGAGACCGGTTTCAAAGCCTTGGAGGAGAAGATTGCAGCTTTAGAAAGAAAAGTTGTGGACGGTCCTGCAATCGCAGAGGGAAGCGCTTTCGGAATGCTAACGCCACCAAGttcttcaaagaaaagaaaaatcgccCGCCATCCAGATCTCTCG CACTATGTTCGTTCAAAGATTGAACAGTTAGGCCTTGCATGGAACACTGACAAGAAGTAA
- the LOC131769508 gene encoding uncharacterized protein, which translates to MGKRSSLSSPRKWKRRNRRRIHCSRCGSNYSYSGSRSHVCPKATSAQSQTRTGEEQVPDLDLNSTSEEETGFDCLHNNSDTEEENMTPTRCDENPDAEPLLSADLRKRLKDRLRKRFNEEDLDYFDDDSSDENESATDCSGDSDEVHAHGHDSSNSVNEDWGDSQGSNEPELPEEDFAERPQEQNNSVPLSDKCGVLIYWLLLFLFSWQSGFSVTDSAMEMLLKFLSRFFWLVGTFNEDSFNSALAKHLPNTLYKLKKHLGLLNGDDFIKYVVCPKCKTLYGYNDCVKNHFGRQVSARCTFVPWFRHPHRSRRGPCDEVLLKTVRTGTKTFLYPRMVYPYNSVIKSLQQLLRRPGFWDKCQEWRKQVLPNNVKTDIYQGNVWKELSSTGFLSHVNSLAVMLNVDWFRPHKHSPGSVGVIYLVLLNLPRHERYKLENIIVVGILPGPSEPKLTANTFLEPLVKELQTLWACKFRFNVCGSFCKRLIKVGLICVSSDIPATRKIGGFLGHMASQGCSCCKKNFMSGEGLDFSGFDRENWKPRNSSEHKRAAKRTLEETSPAAQQRLCSELGARYSVLQELEYFDCIRYFVVDPMHNLYLGTAKHMMKNVWLNEKNEFLSDEDFQRIQELVDSMTVPQDIGRIPGKISSSFTGFTADQWKNWTLVYSLFALKGILPEEHLQCWRFFVLACKTLGKRVLTGNDIEIGDKYLMQFCKTFETLYGKDLVTPNMHLHGHLKECLLDYGPFHSFWCFSFERFNGILGSYHTNNRSIEIQLMRKFLMQTKVKDFSYPEKYQDSFMEFFDTYQSSGSVKVTQEPIEQYLSLQEHRDVSVQHLNCCDWTAGKNCIFPMSTPKDGILDSEDLSALRSVYQELLGFDDRTIIDMPHTITEFKAVKVGSVSYGSLQCQTSRNATVVANWAGPDGSLACTTGCNDTRPGQVLKFFRHCFKVKSKSTDSLDKRYEFYLAQVNWFSKHPERYAYGLPVELWCNAFDLFGPACFIPIQRIKSVCASGETKYKRETVLAITN; encoded by the exons ATGGGGAAAAGAAGTTCGCTCAGTTCGCCTCGAAAGTGGAAGAGAAGGAATCGACGTCGTATTCATTGCTCCCGTTGTGGAAGTAATTACTCGTATTCAGGGTCCAGATCTCATGTTTGTCCAAAAGCTACAAGTGCTCAAAGTCAAACGAGAACTGGAGAAGAACAAGTTCCTGACTTGGATTTGAATTCTACATCGGAAGAAGAGACTGGGTTTGATTGTTTGCATAACAACTCGGACACCGAAGAAGAAAACATGACTCCGACGAGGTGTGATGAGAATCCTGACGCGGAACCATTGTTGTCTGCAGATTTGCGCAAGAGACTGAAAGATCGATTGAGGAAGCGTTTTAACGAGGAAGACTTGGATTATTTTGACGATGATAGCAGTGATGAAAACGAGAGTGCCACTGATTGCAGTGGTGACAGTGATGAAGTCCATGCACATGGTCATGATTCATCTAATTCCGTCAATGAGGACTGGGGTGATTCTCAAGGAAGCAATGAACCAGAACTCCCAGAAGAGGATTTTGCTGAGAGAccacaagaacaaaacaattcaGTGCCTCTCTCAGATAAATGTGGCGTGCTCATTTATTGGCTTTTATTGTTCTTATTTTCCTGGCAGTCTGGATTTTCTGTTACAGATTCAGCTATGGAGATGTtacttaaatttcttagtcGTTTCTTCTGGCTAGTTGGAACATTTAATGAAGACAGTTTTAATTCTGCACTGGCAAAGCATTTGCCAAACACTTTGTACAAGCTCAAGAAACATCTTGGGCTTTTGAATGGTGATGATTTCATCAAGTATGTCGTCTGTCCAAAGTGCAAAACTTTGTATGGCTACAATGACTGTGTCAAGAATCATTTTGGGAGGCAAGTGTCAGCTCGCTGTACCTTTGTTCCCTGGTTTAGGCACCCCCATAGGTCAAGAAGAG GACCTTGTGATGAAGTACTCCTGAAGACTGTTCGCACTGGAACAAAGACTTTTTTGTACCCAAGGATGGTCTATCCATACAACTCTGTTATAAAGTCTTTGCAACAACTGCTTAGGAGACCTGGATTTTGGGACAAGTGTCAGGAGTGGAGAAAGCAGGTGTTACCTAACAATGTCAAAACTGACATATACCAAGGAAATGTGTGGAAGGAGCTATCATCAACTGGTTTTCTTTCTCATGTCAACAGCCTAGCTGTTATGCTAAATGTTGACTGGTTTAGGCCACATAAACATTCTCCTGGATCTGTGGGAGTGATTTACCTAGTGTTGCTCAATCTGCCTCGCCACGAGAGATACAAACTGGAGAATATTATTGTGGTGGGTATTTTACCTGGACCCTCAGAACCAAAACTAACTGCTAACACTTTTCTAGAACCACTTGTCAAGGAATTGCAGACGCTCTGGGCTTGTAAATTTCGTTTCAATGTCTGTGGAAGTTTCTGTAAGCGGCTTATCAAAGTTGGTCTGATCTGTGTTTCATCAGACATCCCAGCCACAAGAAAAATTGGTGGATTTCTTGGTCACATGGCATCTCAAGGATGTTCCTGTTGCAAGAAAAACTTTATGTCTGGAGAGGGGCTTGATTTCAGTGGTTTTGATAGAGAAAACTGGAAACCTAGAAACTCTTCAGAACACAAGAGAGCAGCAAAACGTACACTGGAAGAAACCAGCCCTGCCGCACAACAAAGACTTTGTTCTGAGTTAGGAGCCAGGTACTCAGTTTTACAAGAGCTAGAGTACTTTGACTGTATACGCTATTTTGTGGTGGACCCAATGCATAATCTTTATCTTGGGACAGCCAAACACATGATGAAGAATGTGTGGTTGAATGAGAAGAATGAATTCCTTAGTGATGAGGACTTTCAAAGAATCCAAGAGCTGGTAGATTCTATGACAGTTCCTCAAGATATTGGTCGTATACCAGGAAAGATTTCATCAAGTTTCACAGGATTCACAGCAGATCAATGGAAAAATTGGACATTAGTGTATTCATTGTTTGCTCTCAAAGGAATCTTACCTGAAGAGCACCTGCAGTGTTGGCGTTTCTTTGTCCTTGCCTGCAAGACCCTAGGCAAGAGAGTTCTGACTGGCAATGATATTGAAATTGGAGACAAGTATCTGATGcaattttgcaaaacatttgaGACATTGTATGGAAAGGATCTTGTCACTCCCAACATGCATCTACATGGCCATTTGAAGGAGTGCTTACTAGATTATGGTCCATTTCATTCCTTCTGGTGTTTCAGTTTTGAAAGGTTTAATGGTATTCTGGGTTCTTATCACACAAATAATCGTTCAATTGAAATTCAGTTAATGAGGAAGTTTTTGATGCAAACTAAAGTGAAAGACTTCAGCTACCCTGAGAAGTATCAGGATTCATTTATGGAGTTTTTTGACACTTACCAGAGTTCAGGGTCAGTCAAAGTTACTCAGGAGCCAATAGAGCAGTACTTAAGTCTTCAAGAGCACAGAGATGTATCAGTTCAGCATTTAAATTGTTGTGACTGGACTGCTGGAAAGAATTGTATTTTTCCAATGTCAACACCAAAAGATGGAATTCTAGACAGTGAGGATTTGAGTGCACTGAGATCAGTTTATCAAGAGCTTTTAGGATTTGATGATAGAACTATCATTGACATGCCCCACACTATCACAGAATTCAAAGCTGTAAAAGTCGGGTCCGTGAGCTATGGTTCCCTGCAATGCCAGACATCAAGGAATGCCACTGTCGTAGCAAACTGGGCAGGACCTGATGGGTCACTTGCATGTACCACAGGCTGCAATGATACCAGACCAGGACAAGTGTTAAAATTCTTCCGCCACTGTTTTAAAGTGAAATCGAAGTCAACTGATTCACTTGACAAAAGATATGAATTTTACCTTGCTCAGGTGAACTGGTTTTCAAAACACCCTGAACGGTATGCGTATGGACTTCCTGTTGAACTCTGGTGTAATGCATTTGACTTATTTGGACCGGCGTGTTTCATTCCAATTCAGAGAATAAAGTCAGTTTGTGCATCAGGAGAAACAAAATACAAGAGAGAAACTGTTCTTGCAATAACAAACTAA